A stretch of the Macaca thibetana thibetana isolate TM-01 chromosome X, ASM2454274v1, whole genome shotgun sequence genome encodes the following:
- the MBNL3 gene encoding muscleblind-like protein 3 isoform X9 yields the protein MFAQQMQLMLQNAQMSSLGSFPMTPSLPANPPMAFNPYIPHPGMSLVPAELVPNTPVLIPGNPPLAMPGAVGPKLMRSDKLEVCREFQRGNCTRGENDCRYAHPTDASMIEASDNTVTICMDYIKGRCSREKCKYFHPPAHLQAKLKAAHHQMNHSAASAMALQPGTLQLIPKRSALEKPNGATPVFNPTVFHCQQALTNLQLPQPAFIPAGPILCMAPASNIVPMMHGATPTTVSAATTPATSVPFAAPTTGNQLKF from the exons GGTTCTTTTCCTATGACTCCATCACTTCCAGCTAATCCTCCCATGGCTTTCAATCCTTACATACCACATCCTGGGATGAGCCTCGTTCCTGCAGAACTTGTACCAAATACACCTGTTCTGATTCCtggaaacccacctcttgcaaTGCCAGGAGCTGTTGGCCCAAAACTGATGCGTTCAGATAAACTGGAG GTTTGCCGAGAATTTCAGCGTGGAAATTGTACCCGTGGGGAGAATGATTGCCGCTATGCTCACCCTACTGATGCTTCCATGATTGAAGCGAGTGATAATACTGTGACAATCTGCATGGATTACATCAAAGGTCGATGCTCGCGGGAGAAATGCAAGTACTTTCATCCTCCTGCACACTTGCAAGCCAAACTCAAGGCAGCTCATCATCAGATGAACCATTCAGCTGCCTCTGCCATG gccctgcaGCCTGGTACACTGCAACTGATACCAAAGAGATCAGCACTGGAAAAGCCCAATGGTGCCACCCCGGTCTTTAATCCCACTGTTTTCCACTGCCAACAGGCTCTGACTAACCTGCAGCTCCCACAGCCGGCATTTATCCCTGCAG GGCCAATACTGTGCATGGCACCCGCTTCAAATATTG TGCCCATGATGCACGGTGCTACACCTACCACTGTGTCTGCAGCAACAACACCTGCCACCAGCGTTCCCTTCGCTGCACCAACTACAGGCAATCAG ctGAAATTCTGA
- the MBNL3 gene encoding muscleblind-like protein 3 isoform X10, with protein sequence MFAQQMQLMLQNAQMSSLGSFPMTPSLPANPPMAFNPYIPHPGMSLVPAELVPNTPVLIPGNPPLAMPGAVGPKLMRSDKLEVCREFQRGNCTRGENDCRYAHPTDASMIEASDNTVTICMDYIKGRCSREKCKYFHPPAHLQAKLKAAHHQMNHSAASAMALQPGTLQLIPKRSALEKPNGATPVFNPTVFHCQQALTNLQLPQPAFIPAGPILCMAPASNIVPMMHGATPTTVSAATTPATSVPFAAPTTGNQIPQLSIDELNSSMFVSQM encoded by the exons GGTTCTTTTCCTATGACTCCATCACTTCCAGCTAATCCTCCCATGGCTTTCAATCCTTACATACCACATCCTGGGATGAGCCTCGTTCCTGCAGAACTTGTACCAAATACACCTGTTCTGATTCCtggaaacccacctcttgcaaTGCCAGGAGCTGTTGGCCCAAAACTGATGCGTTCAGATAAACTGGAG GTTTGCCGAGAATTTCAGCGTGGAAATTGTACCCGTGGGGAGAATGATTGCCGCTATGCTCACCCTACTGATGCTTCCATGATTGAAGCGAGTGATAATACTGTGACAATCTGCATGGATTACATCAAAGGTCGATGCTCGCGGGAGAAATGCAAGTACTTTCATCCTCCTGCACACTTGCAAGCCAAACTCAAGGCAGCTCATCATCAGATGAACCATTCAGCTGCCTCTGCCATG gccctgcaGCCTGGTACACTGCAACTGATACCAAAGAGATCAGCACTGGAAAAGCCCAATGGTGCCACCCCGGTCTTTAATCCCACTGTTTTCCACTGCCAACAGGCTCTGACTAACCTGCAGCTCCCACAGCCGGCATTTATCCCTGCAG GGCCAATACTGTGCATGGCACCCGCTTCAAATATTG TGCCCATGATGCACGGTGCTACACCTACCACTGTGTCTGCAGCAACAACACCTGCCACCAGCGTTCCCTTCGCTGCACCAACTACAGGCAATCAG ATACCCCAATTATCAATAGATGAACTGAATAGCAGCATGTTTGTTTCACAGATGTAG